The following proteins are co-located in the Leptospira weilii genome:
- a CDS encoding dienelactone hydrolase family protein, whose protein sequence is MKLFKINPRLILFFLLFGCKNSNEEPPLLLAGTLLAIAQQTEIQDLISGPVLIDQETELTNYKFKIYNPTQKFILEAYFSKPAGMGPFPLIVMMHGCAGAHSSSDVTKPPASLYTEWANRGKNLGYSTLLVDSFTTRSAGQNQCNNGANVGTSEVTDRPTDAYAALSYVKRSKVINNDKIVLLGWSHGGSSVFSTVDTNSTTQYRSGNPRPFKAVISFYPGCGLNNAFGGISASQYLPYTHIKILAAGADPLHTVGYCNTRVSRAQTLGANAATNNSISMTVYPNTHHSFDEAQSISSKFDNNDVTAKPNADQEAVNFFQLHNP, encoded by the coding sequence ATGAAGTTATTTAAAATCAATCCGCGACTGATCCTTTTTTTTCTTCTTTTCGGCTGCAAGAATTCAAACGAAGAACCCCCTTTACTTTTAGCGGGAACTCTTCTAGCAATCGCACAACAAACCGAGATTCAAGACTTAATCTCCGGTCCGGTGTTAATCGATCAAGAAACAGAACTTACAAACTACAAATTTAAAATTTATAATCCGACTCAAAAATTCATTCTTGAAGCTTATTTCTCGAAACCAGCAGGAATGGGACCGTTTCCTCTGATCGTCATGATGCACGGATGTGCAGGCGCACATTCGAGTAGTGATGTCACAAAACCCCCCGCGTCTCTTTATACGGAATGGGCTAACCGAGGAAAAAATTTAGGATATTCTACTCTCTTAGTCGATAGCTTTACAACAAGAAGCGCAGGACAAAATCAATGTAACAACGGCGCCAATGTAGGAACATCGGAAGTTACGGACAGACCGACGGATGCATATGCAGCTTTAAGTTACGTAAAAAGGTCCAAAGTTATCAACAATGATAAAATCGTTTTACTGGGATGGTCTCATGGAGGAAGCAGCGTATTTTCCACTGTGGATACTAATTCGACGACCCAATACCGCTCGGGAAATCCGAGACCGTTTAAAGCGGTGATTTCCTTTTATCCTGGGTGTGGACTCAACAACGCATTCGGCGGAATTTCTGCAAGCCAATATCTTCCGTATACTCATATTAAAATTCTTGCGGCCGGAGCGGACCCGCTTCATACAGTAGGTTATTGTAATACGAGAGTTTCAAGAGCTCAAACCTTAGGCGCAAACGCCGCAACGAACAACTCGATCTCGATGACCGTATATCCGAATACACATCATAGCTTTGACGAGGCTCAAAGTATTTCTTCCAAATTCGACAATAACGATGTGACCGCAAAACCGAACGCGGACCAAGAAGCAGTTAATTTCTTTCAATTGCACAATCCATAA
- a CDS encoding YbaN family protein, producing MEKKDYSDEVRLHRSKIIRFLLFIAGSVSLILGIIGIFTPILPTTPFLLLSAACYARASHRFYNWLMNNRYFGSYIRDWRIHKTIPLRAKIIAISMIFLTIGTSVFFFIPILAVKILVSLIGMLVVIYLIRIPTKSKV from the coding sequence ATGGAAAAAAAAGATTACAGCGACGAAGTCCGTCTGCATAGATCGAAGATCATTCGTTTTTTACTTTTTATTGCCGGTTCCGTTTCTCTAATTTTAGGAATCATCGGAATTTTTACGCCGATTCTTCCGACGACCCCTTTTTTACTTTTATCCGCAGCCTGTTACGCAAGAGCTTCCCACAGATTTTACAATTGGCTCATGAACAACCGGTACTTCGGTTCTTATATCCGCGATTGGAGAATTCACAAAACAATACCTCTTAGAGCCAAAATCATCGCGATTTCCATGATTTTTTTGACGATTGGAACCAGCGTATTTTTCTTTATTCCGATTTTAGCGGTAAAAATCCTAGTTTCACTGATCGGAATGCTCGTAGTGATTTACTTGATTCGAATTCCCACAAAATCGAAAGTCTGA